The DNA segment TGTCGCCTTCGTCGTACATCTCGGTTCCGCTTATCTTCCCACCACCCACCTCGGCGAGATAGACGACTTCGGCGTTTGTCGACTGTAGGATGACACGTGTTCCGTTGTCGGTCTCGACCATCCGGAAGTCGGCGGTGAGTCGGACTTGAGTCTCACCGGAGTCTCGGCTGTCTCCCATCAAAAACACGAACCCGAAGACTCCAGCCACGAACACTAGGAGGACTACCGACACAGCCGCGATCTGAACCGAGTTCAAGTCCGCCTCAGTCTCTGTGACTGTCTCAGATCCGTCTCTTCTCATTCTTCTCTCTTTGACCCCAGACTCAAGAAGTTAGCTCCTCCGCCAGATCCGAGAGGCTCTCGACGACAAGATCCGGCTCTCCGCCAACCCTCTCCTCGGGCTCCGTCTTCCTGTTTACCCAAGCCGTCGCCATACCCGCCTGTGAGGCTCCTGCTATGTCCCACGCGTTCGACGACACGAGACGGCAGTTACCTATCTGCCTGTCGAGTCTATCCGCGGCGTTCTCGTAGACGACGGGCGACGGCTTGAAGTCAGAGACCTCGTCGGCACTTATTATGTCGTCCACGTAGCCGTCTATCCCCGTGTTCTCGGCGAGTCTTTCGAGCATATCGGGGTTTCCGTTCGAGAGTACCGCGAGTCTGTAGCCGTCGGAGAGTGAGTCGAGAGCATCTAAGCTGTCGGGGAAAGGGTCGAGACTGTCGTACGCCTCCATCAGACGTTCTGTCTCGTCGGAGGATGCGTCGAGTGAGTAGAAGTCGACTGAGTAGTCGAGAGCCTTCGACGTAATCTCCCAGAAGGTCTCGTACTCTCCCATCTGGGCGGACTGGTACGAGTACTGGAGCTGTTTGCGTCTCCAGAGCTCGTCTACCGAGGCTCCGAAGCTCTCGGTGATACCAAACACGTCAGATATCTCCTCCCTGACGCTCGAAGTGTCACACAGGGTTCCGTACATGTCAAAACACAGAGCCTCGTCTTGTCGTGTCACGGAGTCGTCTAGCCGTCGTGGTCGGATATAACTTCCGGAGAACAGAGGAGAAGGCATATACAGAGACCAGCCGAAGACTAACTCAATGTCAGATTACAGAGTCCTATCAGTCGAAGACGTCGGAGAAGACACAGTCAGTCTCGAAATAGAGTCACCAGCCGAACTCTCGGAGTCGGCGTCGCCGGGTCAGTTCGTCGAGATATCGGCTGAGATAGACGGCGAAGAAGTCTCACGTTACTACACTATCTCGTCACCGTATGTCACCGAGAGCTTCGAGACGACTGTCGAGGTCGACCCCGAGGGAGATCTGAGTCCTTACCTTTCGGCTCCGGGGGACTCGGTCTCCGTCTCGGTCGAGGGTCCTTACGGCAGTAGCTACTACGAGGGAGAGGAGGAAGTCGTCGTCTTAGCCGGAGGTCCCGGCGTAGGTCCCGCAGTCGGTGTAGCCGATAGGGCAGTCGACGACGGCGGTTCGGCTACTGTGGTCTACTACGACGACGAGCCCGTCCACCGTGACAGGCTCGACGCAGTCGACGCCGACGAGGAGGGGAGAGTCATCTACGTCGAGACTGACGCCGGATTCGAGGACGCAGTCTCGGACGCCGTCGGGTCGGGAAGCCAGGTCTTCGTCTACGGCTTCGAGGAGTTCGTGGAGAAGGCGCGCCGAGCTCTCGAAGACGCTGGATACGGCTTAGACGAAGCTAAGATAGAGTCGTTTGGATGAAGTATGGTCTCAGTACGGTAAAAGTATTAGAGTGCGTGACTTATACCGGGTATGACTGACACTGACACCGACACTGACACCGACACCGACACCAACTTCGACAGTCTTCTGTCCGAGGCGGATCGCATAGAGGACGAGATAGACGACTGTGATGACTGTGAGGGAAACTACGTATGTGAGACCCACACAGCCAAGCTAGCCACTCTCGGAGGCGTCGTCGATCTCGGTGCGGAAGACAGCAATAGCACGGATTCCGAGGAACGCGACGTCTGAGTTCAGGGAGAAAAGTATCGTCCTTAATATAAACCCGAACAACAATAGACGTCTTAATGGCGTCCGACACTGAGAGAGACACTGAGACTGATAACGGCTCCGACACGGAGGACGAAGACGTCCCAATAGACCTGACAACTGTGAGGGGTATGATAGACGACGCCGCGTTCAACGAGGTCGAGACGGTGACCTCCGACGACGACGTCTTCCAGATAAACTGCTGGCTACAGAACACCGCTGTCTCCGTTACGGGAATACCCGAGGAGGAACGGATAGTCGTCTCGGGACGTGTCGAGATCGAAGACTGGAGGGGGTTCGACAGCCTGTCTACGCCCGACAGGGAGGCACTCTACGAGAGGATCTCCGAGGTAGTCTGTGGACAGCCCGTGACGCGTCACTTTGTCGACGAGTTAGGGCAGCCAGTCACCTTCGACGAGGCGAGGGAGATAAGAGTCGCAAGACGTCTCTACGAGGACTCGGGTCAACAGGAGATAATGGACGCAGTCTTCCTAGTCAGGCGTTACGTCGACCTACTCAACGTCTCAGTCGACAGGTTTCTGGCTCAGTGACGTCGTCTGTGGCGTCTTCGACGGTTACAGTACACTGAGTTAGCCGTCCTCTGTCTCATCGGGATCGGTGACCTCTATCTGAGTCGTATCTCCCTGGCTTGTCGATTCCTTCGAGACAGTCTTAGACGTCTCGAACTCGACTCCCGGGAGCCTCGACAGAGTCTCGAAGCTCTCAGAGGGATCTATACTTATCTCCGAGGGCTTCTGAATCCTGACGTCGGGAAACGGTCCTATACCCCTGATACGTATCTCGTCGTCCTCGATACTCACGCCCTTTGTGTTTGTGTGACGCCGGCAGTGTCGTGTCATCTTGACTTAGATAGATTAGCGTCATACTCCGTCTTAGGAGTTGTGGCGACGGAGATCGGTAGGTAGGACAGGATTTAGGGAGGAAGAGTACGAACTGTGTCCGAGCCGTTCCATGACTAACACGAGTATGAACGTCTGTCCTATATGTGAGGAGGAGCTGAGAACCAGACACTGTAAGATACTCTGTCCCAACTGCGGCGTCTTAGCCGACTGTTCGGACCCTTTCTACCTATGACCTACGAGCCTGATCCTCTGAGTAGATCTGTGACGTCGCCCTTGACGACCGTCTCGCAGTAATGGCACTGTAGCTCGGCTGACTCCGACTCCGACGGAACTACGACGTCGAAACGCGTCTCTACGGGCTCGTCGGTGTTTGTTATACAGTTGGGGTTGGGACAGTCGAGTATCCCTACTATCTCGTCGGGCATAGAGACCTCGTACTTCTCTACGACATCGTAGTCACGTATCATGTTTACAGTCACATCGGGAGCGATCAGCGCGATTATAGCAGCCTCGTCCTCCTCTATCTCCCTTCCCTCGACCTTGACTATGTCTTTCTTCTCCATCTCCTCGCTCGGGACGTTCATCGCTACGCTCACGGTGTCACGTGTCGACTCGTCTATTCCAAGTATACGCAGGACATCGATAGACTGTCCCTGTGGTATGTGGTCGATCACGGTTCCGTTACGTATCGGACTTATCCTGAGTTCCTCCATCTCAGTCACCTCCTAAGACTAAGTCGAGTATAGCCATTCTGACCTCGACTCCGTTATGTGCCTGTTCGAAGTACTTCGCCTGTGGCATCGAGTCGACCTCGGGGGTTATCTCGTCGACACGCGGGAGAGGATGCATCAGACCGAGTCCGTCCTTAGCGGACTCTAGGGTCTCAGGTGTTATCTGGTACGAGTCCGAGACCTTCCTGTACTCCGACTCGTCTGGGAACCTCTCTTCCTGTATCCTCGTCGCGTAGAGGACGTCGAGTTCGTCTATGACACCTTCGAGGCTCTCGGTCTCCTCGAAGTCAGCGTCGGAGTTATCGAGGTCGAAACGCACTCTCTCTGGGAGACGTAGCTGGGGAGGTGATATGAACTTCATGGTGACGTCGAACTTCGTGAGAGCGAGAGCGAGAGAGTGTACAG comes from the Candidatus Afararchaeum irisae genome and includes:
- a CDS encoding haloacid dehalogenase type II, translating into MTRQDEALCFDMYGTLCDTSSVREEISDVFGITESFGASVDELWRRKQLQYSYQSAQMGEYETFWEITSKALDYSVDFYSLDASSDETERLMEAYDSLDPFPDSLDALDSLSDGYRLAVLSNGNPDMLERLAENTGIDGYVDDIISADEVSDFKPSPVVYENAADRLDRQIGNCRLVSSNAWDIAGASQAGMATAWVNRKTEPEERVGGEPDLVVESLSDLAEELTS
- a CDS encoding FAD-binding oxidoreductase, whose protein sequence is MSDYRVLSVEDVGEDTVSLEIESPAELSESASPGQFVEISAEIDGEEVSRYYTISSPYVTESFETTVEVDPEGDLSPYLSAPGDSVSVSVEGPYGSSYYEGEEEVVVLAGGPGVGPAVGVADRAVDDGGSATVVYYDDEPVHRDRLDAVDADEEGRVIYVETDAGFEDAVSDAVGSGSQVFVYGFEEFVEKARRALEDAGYGLDEAKIESFG
- the pyrI gene encoding aspartate carbamoyltransferase regulatory subunit, which codes for MEELRISPIRNGTVIDHIPQGQSIDVLRILGIDESTRDTVSVAMNVPSEEMEKKDIVKVEGREIEEDEAAIIALIAPDVTVNMIRDYDVVEKYEVSMPDEIVGILDCPNPNCITNTDEPVETRFDVVVPSESESAELQCHYCETVVKGDVTDLLRGSGS